The following proteins are co-located in the Panthera tigris isolate Pti1 chromosome F2, P.tigris_Pti1_mat1.1, whole genome shotgun sequence genome:
- the RIDA gene encoding 2-iminobutanoate/2-iminopropanoate deaminase, whose translation MASLIRKVISTAKAPGAIGPYSQAVLVDRTIYISGQIGMDPASGQLVPGGVAEEAKQALTNMGEILKAAGCDFTNVVKTTVLLADINDFNTVNEVYKQYFKSSFPARAAYQVAALPKGSRVEIEAVAVQGPLTTASL comes from the exons ATGGCATCTTTAATCAGAAAGGTGATCAGCACTGCGAAAGCTCCAGGGGCCATCGGTCCATACAG TCAGGCTGTGTTAGTCGACAGGACCATTTACATTTCAGGACAGATAGGCATGGACCCTGCAAGTGGACAGCTCGTGCCAGGAGGGGTGGCAGAGGAAGCCAAACAA GCTCTTACAAACATGGGTGAAATTCTGAAAGCTGCAGGCTGTGACTTCACTAACG TGGTAAAAACAACTGTTTTGCTGGCTGACATAAATGACTTCAACACTGTCAATGAAGTCTACAAACAGT attttaagaGCAGTTTTCCTGCAAGAGCTGCTTACCAGGTTGCTGCTTTGCCCAAA GGAAGCCGTGTGGAGATTGAAGCAGTGGCTGTCCAAGGACCTCTCACAACGGCGTCGCTATAA